The genomic segment tattttgcttggtgacttactttgttctgtctgttactacttggaaccacttaaatcctactgtctgtatttaataaaatcactttttatttagtaatttactcagagtatgtattaatacctgggggagcaaacaactgtgcatatctctctatcagtgttatagagggcgaacaatttatgagtttgccctgcataagctttatgcagggtaaaacggatttatctgggtttagaccccattgggagttgggcatctgagtgctaaagacaagcacacttctatgagctgttttcaggtaaacttgcagctttgggacaagtgattcagaccctgggtctgtgttgaagtggactggagtgtctggctcagcaagacagggtgctggagtcctgagctggcagggaaaacagaagcaggggtagtcttggcacatcaggtggcagctctcaagggggtttctgtgatccaacccgtcacagatgtAATTGTCGATTTCAATAAAATATCTGTCTCTCCCCCCTCACCCACCATAGGTTAGGACGGTCTTTCAATTTACACATATTCCCAGCCTGGGTCCAGAGGCCAGGAAGCCACATTTTGAAAAGTGGCTTCTGATTTTATGTGGCTCAATTTTCAGACGCTCAGGTTGAGATGCCTTTTTTCCAGGTGCCACTTATGGATTTAGGTATCCAATAGTAGCACCCAAATTTGGGCCATCACATATTGGCCCAAAACGCTGACTAGGAAATAGGGCTTGACATTTTCCTATCTAGAGTTTCTGTTTTCCCAAACATGAGCAGATAAACTGAAGGATGGGTGGGGGCAGCAACAGTGGTGGGAAATTGGCTGCATCCCTTAACCTCATTTCCAGTCcgtttaaaatttaaaactgtCAATGTTTTGTAACAATAGCGGATCATTGTTCCTGCGTGTAAGCTGGATTCCACTGAAACACATTGTCAGCCTtgacttctttttatttttaatatatcaaAGTTCTTGGACTGGGAATTtccctggtttttttttaaatgagcaccaAAAGTTTAAATTGGGTTGGAATATAAGATCCACAGAAGGGGAGCCCTGTTCTCACAGATCCTGTCCAATGCAAGGTCCCCCCTCCTGTAGACTTATCAAGTCTGGCGGGGTTTTGGTTTAAGTTCTCCAAGCTTTGTGGAGAACATCTGGTGCAGAACTTAAGCGTGAGCTCCTCTCTGGGTTTTTATGGGCCCTGGAAACCCAGAGGAGGCATAGCAGGATcaggatggctggtgctgggctTAGGCATGAGGGTTTTGAGGCAGGTGTGGAGATGAGGTGACAGCCAATGTGGCACAAGTCAGCAATGGCTGATGCTGAGACGCAGGAGCAAAGGTAGCAGAGGAGGGATTAGGCATTGGTTGACCCTTCTGACCTTTATGCATGGGGGGTGATGTGGGGCTGGAGGGTCAGAGACGGTCAATAAAGTGCAACACACATAGGCAAAAGGAAACCTTTCCTTCAACCCACCCGGACAAGGCACCTACAACTTCAATACTAATTAACAAAGAcgctcagcccctgcagaccCGGATATCAATCCACACACGGTGCCCTGGTCAGGGATGGTTTGGGTAGCTACCCAACCAGTGAGCACCTGCAGTCACCGGCAGCAACGCTACTTGCTGTTCTTGGTTTGTTTCTCTTGCGCCATCCGCCTCTGCTTCTGTGCTACGCCGTACGGGACGTGGGCCGCGATGGTGCCACTCTCCTTCGCCCCCTCCACGTGGAACATCTGGTCGTCGAAGAAGATGTGCGGACGGATCTTCTCCAGCAGCGGCCCCTTGGGGGCCCCGGCCAGGAACAGGGCTTCGTCGGTTTCTAGTCCCCAGCTGCGGAGAGTCTTTAGGGCACGAGCCCCAGAGCTGGCAGCGCTCCGGGCAGTGACCAGGTAGGTGCGAATCGGACACTCCAGTCTCAGACCCTTGGAGTAGAACTTCTTCTGCAGCTTCCCCAGGGATTCCAGAAAGCCTTTCAGCGGCCCCTACCCAAGCAAAGAGACACTGTCATTCACAGCTACCTTCATCCCTTCCCCAATCTCCATGCTTTGGGAAAGGCCCTGTCCCTGCTGTGGGAATCCTCTAGCCAAGCATATAGGAAccgaggcccagatcctcagaggtctttaggcacctaactcccattgaactccCCCGTCTTTCACAGCCATCTCCTTGGAAACCCAGCAGCAGCCTCACCCCGCTCTCCCCCCTCGGCTTGTGCCCAGGGCTAATGGAGTGGGAATTGCTGGAGCAGTCAGCCAGTTCTCAGCGCTGCCTGCCCCAGAACTGGTTCCTGGGGCGAGTGGGTCAGGGGGGCGATCGGCCGTACCTGGGCCAGCGGCTTGTTCTCATAAGCCTTTTCGTGTTCAAAGAACATGTCGAGGCCGTGCGCCTTCACAATCTGCTCTGACTCGTCCGAGAAGAGGACGGCGTCCCCGTCAAACGCCACCCGCAGCTGGTTCTCCGACACTTTCACGTCTTTGCTGGGGCTGAACACGGTGGCCGCGGCGATTCCTTGGGGGGGGAACGAGAAAGAAAAGTGACAGGCGGCACATCTCCTCCCACCGTGCTTCCCAGGTCCTCCTACTGCAGAGCCGAgcaacagaactggacacacacaAAGCAGAGACAGGCCAACACTGGTCCTTACATTGGACACTTGCGTCTAGACCCTCACATCAGCATTTAGGAAAGCCAGAGGCACTTCGATACCTAGGTGAAGACATGAGCCCCTGGATGAAGGATCTAGTGTTCTGTTTAGGTGGCAGCCTCCCTCCATGCCCTATTGCTTCACAGCCCTGGGTATGATCTAATATTTAGTGGGGGATGGCGGGGGGGCACGAAGATTGCAGAATTTACACAGGTTTCTATCATTTGTTGCTGCATATCTTACAGGTGCTTTCAGCACCTCAGCCGTTCCCACCAGCATGGAAGGAGTCAGTATCCATCCAGCAGCCGGCTGAGGAGAGCAGCCCACCTGCACTTTGAGAAGCTATAGATATCAGCAGATGCTGTTGTCTCCAGGGGAACGAGAGGTCCCACATGGCCTCAGCAAGGGCAGAGGTGTGATGGAGACAGGGTGTGGGACGCCTCCGCTACCCAGCTGCTGCACAGACCCAGAGGATGGAGATCCCGGGGCTGCAGGTCCTTACACCGCTCTCGCAGAGCGATGTGATGTGGGCTGTGCCCGCCACCCACTACCACCCAGGGTTTGACCGTCACACTCACCCTCTTCAATGGCCTCACTCACTTTCTCGGCGTCAGAGGAGAGGTACAGGTTGGTGTGATAGGCCTTCAGGTAGCAAGTGGGGCTGTTCCCTCCCGTCATGCAGAACCTCTCGATGAACAGATCTGAGGACGGACGGACGCACCAAATTAGCTGGGATGGGCCAGCAAGGGCCCAGGCTGTTATCCAGCGCTATGGCGTGTAGGGGGCCCAGCAGCTGCCACTAGTGGGGGAGTGAACTAGACGGGGGATTTGCTCCGCCTCTGACGCCAGGCCAGAGGAAAGAGATGGCAAATGAGCACAGGGCAGCCTGGCCACCAGAAGATGGGGGCCCCATGGCTGCTGGCAATGGTGATGCTCAGGCCAGCCCTGTCACAGATGCTGACACAGTAGCGCTGCTTGGACACAACGCCTTCTACCTAGTAGCTGTTGCCACTTGTTTCCCAACACCTGTCAGTAACCCCTTCACCGAGCCCCTGCACCACACTACACTTAGCAGTGTCCTCCTGTGAGCCATCCTCCTCCCAGACACAGGAAAGCCCCAAAGGGGCACGTGGTATTGAGTC from the Emys orbicularis isolate rEmyOrb1 chromosome 23, rEmyOrb1.hap1, whole genome shotgun sequence genome contains:
- the NT5C1A gene encoding cytosolic 5'-nucleotidase 1A, giving the protein MEPAAAGKGSSADGQAAGGAQEAGTPQRWEEAKTFYDSLTPKKKPKPPKPENAITIAVSSRALFRMEEEQKIYTEQGVEAYVKYQLDHENEPFLPGAAFPFAKALEAVNTQLRELYPDSEELFDIVLMTNNHAQVGVRLINSINHHNLFIERFCMTGGNSPTCYLKAYHTNLYLSSDAEKVSEAIEEGIAAATVFSPSKDVKVSENQLRVAFDGDAVLFSDESEQIVKAHGLDMFFEHEKAYENKPLAQGPLKGFLESLGKLQKKFYSKGLRLECPIRTYLVTARSAASSGARALKTLRSWGLETDEALFLAGAPKGPLLEKIRPHIFFDDQMFHVEGAKESGTIAAHVPYGVAQKQRRMAQEKQTKNSK